GCTGCGCAACGCGGTCCTCGGCTACCTGGCCGTCGTGCGGGGCCGGCCCGCCGAGGCGGAGAGCCGGCTCGGCCGGGCCTGGGAGCTGGTCAACCCCCGCCGCGAGGCGGGCACGGCGTCCCTCGTCGCCCAGCGCTACGTGCTGCACCACCTCGCCCGCTGCCGGCCGCGCGACCTGGTCACCTGGGCGGACCGCGCGATGGAGCTGGTCGACCCGGCCGCGCCGACCGCCGTCGAGGCGGCTGCCGTCCGTGGACTCGGGGTCGCCCCGACCGAGGGGATCGACGTCGCCCTCGACGGCTACCGAGCGTTGATGGAGCGCGTCCCCGAGGGGCCGGTCGCGCAACGGGTGACCATGGCGTCAGGCTGGCTGCACCTCGCCGCCGACGACCCCGACCGGGCGCGTGAGGAGCTGGAGAGCGCCGTACCCACGGACTTCCTGGGCGGTTCGCTGCGGATCTCGCTGTGGGCGCGGGGCTGGCTGGCGCGCGTGCAGTTCCAGGCCGGCGACTGGGACGAGGCGATGCGTACGGCGAGTGCCGGCCTCGAGCTCGCCCAGCGCTCCGGGATGAGCCTGCTGGTGCCGCTCCTGGCCTGGACGCGCACCCAGGTGCTCGCGCTGCGCGGGGACTGGGAGGCCGCCGAGCAGTCGCTGCGGACGGGCGACGCCGTGAGCCGCGACTACGAGCTGATGCGGGTGCCCGCGGCGCTGGCCCGGGCGGCGTACAGCGAGGCGCGGGCGGACTACCCCGCCGTGGTGCGGGCGCTCGCGCCGCTCACCCAGCCGTGGGCACGCGACTGGGTCGAGCAGCCGGGCTACTGGCCGTGGGCCGACGTGCACGCCAATGCGCTCGTCCTGGTCGGCCGGCAAGACGAGGCAGACGCCTTCCTGGCCCGGCACGAGCAGGTCGCCCGCGAGCACGGCCACATGTCCGCGACGGCCCGGCTCGCCTACGCCCGCGGCCGCTGGTACGGCGTGCGTGGCGACCTCGACGCTGCCCGCGCCTGCTTCCAGGAGGCGATCGCGCTGCTCGAGCCGCTGCCGCTGCGCTACGACCGGGCCCGTGTCCACTTCGCGTTCGGCCAGACCCTGCGCCGGGCCGGCCGGCGGGCCGAGGCGGACGCCGTGATCACCGCCGCCCGCGACGCCTACCTCGCCCTCGGCGCCGCGACGTACGTCGCCCGCTGCGACCGCGAGCTCGCCGCGGGTGGCGTCAACGTGGTGCGGGGGCACCGCGAGTTCGACGACCTCACCCCGCAGGAGGAGGCCGTGGCCGGACTGGTCGCGCAGGGCCGCAGCAACAAGGAGGTCGCCGCCGAGCTGTTCTTGTCGGTGAAGACCGTGCAGTTCCACCTCACCCGGGTCTACGCGAAGCTCGGCGTCCGCTCGCGCGCCGAGCTCGCCGCGCGGCGGTCGCGATGAGCGCGGTGCCGCTCGTCGCCGAGCCGTGGGCGGAGCCCTCCGCCGGCTGAGCCTCGCGGCCGAGGTCGTGCCGGACTGTCGTCGCGAGGTGCCCATCCATCACCCGGCGTGATGGATGGGCACCCGGGTCAGGACCGGCAATTGCCCTCGGGTGACGGCGGTCACGTCTTGGCAGGGTCGTGCCCGACCCGATCCCTCCCCTCAGGAGCAGCCCGATGACCACCCACCCACCCACCGCACCCGGCGACCGCCGTACCGTCGCCTGGGCCGTGGCGCTGTGCGCCGCCGCCCTCGTCTTCGACGGCTACGACCTCGTGGTCTACGGCACCGTCGTCCCCGTCCTGCTCGGCGACCCGAGCCAGCTCGGGGCGCTCACCCCGGCCGCCGCCGGGCGCCTCGGCAGCTACGCCCTGGTCGGCGTGCTCGTCGGTGCGCTGGCCGCCGGTGCCGTCGCCGACCGGATCGGGCGCCGGAGGGTGGTGCTGGTCAACCTGGTCTGGTTCTCTGTCGGCATGGGGGCGACCGCGACGACGCACAGCGTGGCGGCCTTCGGGATCGGCCGGTTCCTGACCGGCATCGGCATCGGTGCGCTGGTGGCGACCGTGGGTGCCCTGGTCGCCGAGCTCGCCCCGGCCGGGCAGCGCAACCGCTTCAACGCCGTCGTCTACAGCGGGATCCCCGCCGGCGGCGTGCTGGCCGCGCTCGTCGCGCTCGTCCTCGACGACGTGACCGGCTGGCGCGGCCTGTTCTGGGTCGGGGCGCTGCCGATCGTCGTGCTCTTCCCGCTGGCCCTGCTCAAGCTGCCCGAGTCGCCGAAGTGGCTCGCCGAGCGTGGCCGTCCGCGCGCCACCCGCGAGCCCGTCGGCTTCGCCGCCCTCGCCAGCCGCCGCTACGGCCCGGCCACCCTGCTGCTCGGCACGATGAGCTTCGCCGGCCTGCTGCTCACCTACGGCCTCAACACCTGGCTGCCCGAGATCATGGGACAGAACGGCTACGGCAAGGACTGGGCGCTCACCTTCCTGCTCGTCCTCAACGGCGGTGCCATCGTGGGCGGCCTGCTCGCCTCGACCGCCGCCGACCGCCTCGGCGCCCGCAGCGTCGTCGTCACCACCTTCTTGATGGCGACCGTCGCGCTGCTGCTCCTGCCGCTCGGGCTGCCGCTCGGCGTCCTCGTCCTCGCCGTCGCGGTCGCCGGCATCGGCACGATCGGCACGCAGGTCCTCGTCTACGGCCTGGTCTCCAACTACTACCCGACCTCGGCCCGGGGTGCGGGTGTCGCCTGGTGCGCCGGCTTCGGTCGCCTGGGCGGCATCCTCGGCCCGGTCATCGGAGGTGCCCTCGTCGGTGCGGGCCTGGGCGGCGGTACGGCGTTCCGCATCTTCGCCGCGGTCGCCGTCGCCGGTGCCGTCGTGACGCTGCTCGTGCCGCGCTCGCGTGCCGAGGAGGAGGCTGCCCCGGTCGCCGGACAGGACGGCCTGGCCGTGGCGGCCACGTGACCCGACCCCGCCCGCGAGACGTCGTCCGCGACCTCGGCCCGACCGAGGTCGCGAACGGCGTCGTCGGCGCGATCTTCGCGATGACCGGCCCGGTGGCGGTGATCCTGACGGCGGCCGCGAGCGCGGGCCTCCCGCCGGACCTGGTCAGCTCGTGGATCTTCGGGGTCTTCGTGCTCAACGGCGTGCTCACCGTGCTCGCGTGCTGGGCGTACCGCCAGCCGCTGGCCTTCTTCTGGACCATCCCCGGAACCGCACTCGTCGGGCAGGCCGCCGACCACCTGCCGTGGTCCGACGTGCTCGGCGCCTACCTGCTGACCGCGCTGCTGCTCGTCGCGCTGGGCGCGGTCGGTCGCGTCGACCGACTGATGGCTGCCCTGCCGATCCCGGTGGTGATGGCGATGGTGGCGGGTGTCTTCCTCGGCTTCGGGACCGGGCTCGTCTCCGCGCTCGGCACGACGGCCCGGGTCGCCGCACCGATGGTGCTGGCCTTCGTCGCGGTCGCCCTCGTCCCGCGGGCCCGCGCGGTGCTGCCTCCGGTCGTCGCCGCCGTCCTCGTCGGCGCCGGGGCCGTCGTGGTCACCGGCACCGGCGACCCGGTCGCGTGGCCCGAGAGCGTGTTCGCCGCCCCCGTCCTGCAGGCGCCGACCTTCTCCTGGGCGGCGGCTGCCGAGCTCGTGCTGCCCCTCGCGGTCACCGTGGTGTTCGTCCAGAACGCCCAGGGGATGGCGGTCCTGGCGGCGGCCGGACACCGCGCGCCGATGCGCTTCGTGACGATCGCATGCGGCTTGGTGTCCGTCCCGGCCGCCGCGGTGGGCGCGGTCAGCAGCTGCCTGACCGGGCCGACCAACGCGCTGCTGACGGCGTCCGGCCGGCGCGAGCGCCACTACGCCGCCGGCATCGTGTGCGGCATCGTCGCGGTCGGCTTCGGCGTGCTCGCGCCCCTGGCCGTTGCGCTGCTCGGCGCCGCGCCGGCGGCGTTCGTCGCGGCCCTGGCCGGACTGGCCCTGCTCCGTGCGCTGCAGAGCGCGTTCGCCACGGCCTTCGCCGGACCCGACGTCACCGCGCCGCTGCTGACCTTCCTGGTCACCGCGTCCGGCGTCACCTTCCTCTCGCTGGGCGCACCCTTCTGGGGCCTGGTGACCGGGGTGGTCGCGACCTGGCTCGCCGACCGGCGCTCACCGGAAGGTCAGCCAGGCTCCGACCGCGGTCGTGAGGGGAGCCGCCACCAGCCACCAGGTCAGCGCTGAGCGGTGGTGGATCGCCCGACCCGCGACGACCGCGATGGCCATGAACGCGCCGGCGATCACGTTGAGTCCGGCGCGGGCCGCGGTCGCCGCGGGGTCGATCTCGAGCGCGGCGACGACCATCCCGGCGGCGAGGTGCGCGGTGGTGAAGACCATGAGGGTCGACATCACCCATCGCTGCACGTTCGTCAGGGCCCGGTCGTTGACCGGGCGGACCGGGTGTGCCGGGTCCATCAGGTGCCGGCGGCGACGAGGTGCGGCGTCCATCCGCATGTCGGTCGTCATCGTCAGACCTCCACCGGGGCGCCGATCAGCGATCCGTACTCCACCCACGAGCCGTCGTAGTTGCGGACGTCGGGCAGGTCGAGCAGCTCGTGCAGGACGAACCAGGTGTGCGCGCTGCGCTCGCCGACGCGGCAGTAGACCGTGACCGGGCTGCCGTCGAGGGCCAGCCCGGCGCCGCCGTACAGGGCCCGGAGCTCGTCGTCGCTGCGGAAGCTGCCGTCCTCGGCGGCCGCCTGCGACCACGGCACGTTGACCGCGGTCGGCACGTGGCCGGGCACCTGCGGCTGCTCCTGCGGGAAGTGCGCCGGCGCGAGGATCTCGCCGCTGAACTCGGCGGGGGAGCGGACGTCGACGATCTCGCGGACCCCGATCGCCGCGATCACGTCGTCGCGGAAGGCGCGCAGAGCCGGGTCGGCCGGCCCGGCGGTGTACGTCGACTCCGCGCGGTGGGTGACGACGTCGTCGAGCGGGCGGCCCTCGAGCTCCCACTTCTTGCGGCCGCCGTCGAGGAGGCGGACGTCGGTGTGGCCGTAGAGCTTGAGGACCCAGTACGCGTAGGCGGCGAACCAGTTGTTGTCGCCGCCGTAGAGGACGACGGTGTCGTCGTTGCCCACCCCGTGCCGGCTCATCAGCGCCGCGAAGGCGGACTGGTCGACCACGTCGCGCCGGGGCACCTGGCGCAGGTCGGTGGACCAGTCGAGGCTGGTCGAGCCCGGGACGTGGCTGGTGCCGTGGAGGGCCGGGTTCTCGTCGACCTCGATCACGACGAGGTCCGGGGCGCCGAGGCGCTCCTCGAGCCAGTCGCCGTCGACGAGGACATCGCTGCGGGCCATGGGGTCTCCTCAGGTGTTTGGTTTGTGTGGCAATGGTTTGTACACCAACTATTGCTACGCTAACAACATGCCGGCCGTCCCTGATTCCCGTCCGCAGGTCGAGAACCCGCTCGCGCTCGACCAGCAGGTCTGCTTCGCCCTGGCGATCGCCTCGCGCAACGTCATCGCGCTCTACCGGCCGCTGCTCGAGCCGCTCGGCCTGACCCACCCGCGGTACCTCGTGATGCTCGCGCTGTGGGAGGGCGAGCCGCTGCGCGTCACCGAGCTCTCGAAGCTGCTCGACCTCGACCCCGGCACCCTCTCGCCGCTGCTCAAGCGGCTGGAGGCGGCCGGCTACCTGCGCCGTGAGCGCGATCCCCGCGACGAGCGCGCGCTCGCCGTCGTGCTGACCGAGCGCGGCCGCGCCCTGCGCACCGACGCCGAGGCGATCCCGCCCGCGATCGTCGAGCGGCTCGGGATGCCGCTCGAGGAGCTCCTCGACCTGCACGCCCGGCTCACGGCCGTGATCGCCGCTACCCGCTGACCAGCTCGCGCACCAGGCCGAGCGTGCGCAGCAGGTGGGCCTCGGTCCGGTCGCTGCGGTGCGCGACCGCCAGCTCGACGGTCGGGACGGGCCGGGCGAGCGGGACGTAGACGACGCCGCTGAGGGCCAGCGCCTGCACCGGCTCGGGGACGACGGCCACGCCCAGTCCACCCGCGACGAGGGTGGCCAGGGTGGAGGTCTCGCCGACCTCGTGCCGGATGTGCGGGTCCACGCCGGCCTGGGCGAAGAGCGCGCGAACCACGCCGTACATCGCGGAGCGCCGGCCGGCCGAGTGCACGATCAGGTCGGTCCCGGCGAGGTCGGCGACCCGCAGCCAGCGTCGGGTGGCCAGACGGTGCCGGACGGGTACGGCGACCACGAGTCGCTCCTCGCGCAGCGTCGTGAGCGTCAGCGAGGCGTCGTCGACGGGAGGTCGCAGCAGGGCCAGGTCGATCGCGCCGGTGCGCAGCGCCTCCACCTGGTCGGCGACGAGCATCTCGCCGCGGAACGCGAAGTCCACGCCGGGCAGCTCCTCGGCCAGCCGTCGGGACAGGTCCGGCAGCAGGCTGTAGGTCGCCGACCCGACGCAGCCGATCGCGAGCCTGCCGACCGCGCCGGCGGCGACCCGGCGGGCCTCGTCGGCGGCATCGTCGACGGCGGCCAGGATCGCCCGGGCCCGCTCCAGGTAGGCGGATCCGGCCGCGGTCAGGTCGACGCGACGGGTGGTGCGGACGAACAGCTCGGCGCCGACCTCCGCCTCCAGGCGGCGGATCTGCTGGGAGAGCGGGGGCTGGGCCATGTGCAGCCGCTCGGCGGCGCGGCCGAAGTGACGTTCCTCGGCGACGGTGACGAAGTACCGCAGGTGGCGCAGCAGATCCATATCTCAGATCGTCTCAATCGTGTCGAATACTGATCCTTCACAATATCAACTCGGCCGCCTAGCGTCGGAGACGTGAGCTCCTTCGTCTACGCAGCGGTCCGCACCCCGTTCGGCCGGTTCAACGGCTCCCTCGCCGGTGTCCGCACCGACGACCTCGGTGCCGCCGTCGTCTCCTCGGTCCTGGCCCGCACGCCCGGCCTCGACCCCGCCGCGATCGGCGACGTGGTCTGGGGCAACGCCAATGGTGCGGGGGAGGACAACCGCAACGTCGGCCGGATGGCGACCCTGCTGGCCGGCGTGCCCGTCAGCGTGCCGGCCACCACCGTCAACCGCCTGTGCGGCTCCAGCCTCGACGCCGTGATGATCGGCTCGCGCACGATCGAGACCGGTGACGCCGACATCGTCCTCACCGGCGGCGTCGAGTCGATGACCCGGGCTCCGTGGGTGCTGCCCAAGCCCGACCGGGCGTTCCCGGCCGCCGACGTCACCGCGGTCTCGACGACCCTCGGCTGGCGGCTGGTGAACCCGCGGATGCCGAAGGAGTGGACGGTCAGCCTCGGCGAGGCCAACGAGCAGCTGCAGGAGAGGTTCGGGATCTCCCGCGAACGCCAGGACGAGTTCGCCGCGCGCTCGCACCGGCTCGCCCACCAGGCCTGGGAGGACGGTTTCTACGACGACCTCGTCGTCCACGTCGACGGCAGCGACCTCGTCCGTGACGAGGGCATCCGTCCCGGCAGCACGCCCGAGTCGCTCGGCGGCCTCAAGCCGGTCTTCCGCAAGGACGGCACGATCACCGCCGGCAACGCCTCCCCGCTCAGCGACGGCGCCTCCGCCGTCCTGCTCGGCTCGGAGGCCGCCGCCGACCGGATCGGTACGACGCCACTGGCGCGCGTGGCCGGCCGGGCGGCGTACGCCCTCGAGCCGCAGGCCTTCGGCTACGCACCCGTCGAGGCCGCCAACGCCGCCCTCGCCCGCGCCGGCATCGCGTGGTCCGACGTCGGAGCGGTGGAGCTCAACGAGGCCTTCGCCGTCCAGTCCCTCGCCTGCGTCGACGCCTGGCCGATCGACCCCGAGATCGTCAACCAGCGCGGCGGCGCGATCGCCCTGGGCCACCCGCTCGGCGCGTCCGGCGGCCGGCTGGTCGGCACGCTGGCCAAGGTGCTGCGCGAGACCGGCCAGCGCTGGGGCGTCGCCGGCATCTGCATCGGCGTGGGCCAGGGCCTGGCCGTCGTCCTCGAGAACCCGGAGGCCTCCTGACATGGCTCGCACCCAGCTGATGGAGACCACCGACGAGGCGGTCGCGGGCATCGAGGACGGATCCACCGTGCTGGTGGGCGGGTTCGGCCTCGCCGGCATGCCGTTCGACCTCATCGACGCGCTGATCCGGCAGGGCGCCAAGGACCTCACGATCGTGTCCAACAATGCCGGCAACGGCGAGGTCGGCCTGGCCGCGCTGCTCAAGGCCGGCCGCGTGCGCAAGGTCGTCTGCTCCTTCCCTCGCCAGGCCGACTCCTACGTCTTCGACGAGCTCTACCTGTCCGGCGAGCTGGAGCTCGAGGTCGTCCCGCAGGGCAACCTCGCCGAGCGGATGCGGGCCGCTGGTGCCGGGATCGGCGCGTTCTACAGCCCCACCGCCGTCGGAACGCCGCTCGCGGAGGGCAAGGAGTCGCGGGTGATCGACGGGCGGGAGTACCTGCTCGAGTACCCGATCAAGGGCGACTACGCGCTCATCTCCGCCCACACCGCCGACCGGCTCGGCAACTTGGTCTACCGCAAGACCGCCCGCAACTTCGGCCCGGTGATGGCCGCCGCGGCCACCACGACCATCGCCCAGGTGAGCAGCGTCGTCCCGACCGGCGCACTGGACCCCGAGGCCGTCGTCACCCCGTCCATCTACGTCGACCGCGTGGTCGCCGTCGAGGCCCGCCACTACACCGTGCAGGGAGCCCGCTGATGACCGTCGAGCACTTGGACCGCGGCCCGCTCACGATGGACGAGCTCGCCGAGGTGATCGCCCGCGACATCCCCGAGGGCTCCTTCGTCAACCTCGGCATCGGCCAGCCGACCAAGATCGCCGACCACCTCCCGGAGGAGCTCGGCGTCATCTTGCACACGGAGAACGGCATGCTCGGGATGGGCCCGGCCGCCCACGGCGACGAGGTCGACGCCGACCTCACCAACGCCGGCAAGGTGCCGGTCACCGAGCTGCCCGGTGCGTCGTACTTCCACCACGCCGACTCCTTCGCGATGATGCGCGGCGGCCACCTCGACGTCTGCGTGCTCGGTGCCTACCAGGTCGCCGCCAACGGCGACCTCGCCAACTGGCACACCGGTCGCCCGGACGCCATCCCCGCCGTCGGTGGCGCGATGGACCTCGCCATCGGCGCGAAGGACGTCTTCGTGATGATGGGCCTGTTCGGCAAGGACGGCTCGCCCAAGCTGGTCCCCGACTGCACCTACCCGCTGACCGGCGTCGGCTGTGTCAGCCGGGTCTACACCGACCACGGGATCTTCGAGGTCGGCGGCCCGGCTGTCGTCGTACGCGAGACGTGGGGGATCTCCGTCGAGGAACTCGGTCGCCGGCTCGGCGTGGCGTTGGCTACAAAGGAGGGGTGACCCCCGACGCCGACTCCTTCCGCGCGCTGGCGCGCAGCTCGCCGTGGCGCTGGCGCACGGTGCACCTGCGCGCGCGGTCGTCGGGCTGGG
This genomic interval from Nocardioides kongjuensis contains the following:
- a CDS encoding LuxR family transcriptional regulator; protein product: MTPGPHLVPTRRRALDDLAGTAARLVLVTAPAGGGLSTFLRAYAEAADATHRLLGLSWEDAPGSALAGADPGGGDLVVLEDAHHADPSSVQALVSAARAADGPRVVLGWRVPGGADPAQDLLFDSVRAAADEVVPLAALSAEDVAALAEQRGVVLPASQVDRLLRHTGGRVRHVVELLDDVPASDWTAPWFALPAPATAARAVRAALGELDDTARSLVQAVAVLEAADRHARAVPVEDAGAVADLDATTAAIGHAVRSGLLVSLDEHDAWARLRDPVVRREVLDDLGPVRRSELHHRAAEVVADPAVALRHRWFAHPRPDDALADQLDALAAQRAGQGAWSAAADLLVLASQASADREARADRLVRGVDALVGAGEVPRASRYLPELESLRETPLRNAVLGYLAVVRGRPAEAESRLGRAWELVNPRREAGTASLVAQRYVLHHLARCRPRDLVTWADRAMELVDPAAPTAVEAAAVRGLGVAPTEGIDVALDGYRALMERVPEGPVAQRVTMASGWLHLAADDPDRAREELESAVPTDFLGGSLRISLWARGWLARVQFQAGDWDEAMRTASAGLELAQRSGMSLLVPLLAWTRTQVLALRGDWEAAEQSLRTGDAVSRDYELMRVPAALARAAYSEARADYPAVVRALAPLTQPWARDWVEQPGYWPWADVHANALVLVGRQDEADAFLARHEQVAREHGHMSATARLAYARGRWYGVRGDLDAARACFQEAIALLEPLPLRYDRARVHFAFGQTLRRAGRRAEADAVITAARDAYLALGAATYVARCDRELAAGGVNVVRGHREFDDLTPQEEAVAGLVAQGRSNKEVAAELFLSVKTVQFHLTRVYAKLGVRSRAELAARRSR
- a CDS encoding MFS transporter, whose amino-acid sequence is MTTHPPTAPGDRRTVAWAVALCAAALVFDGYDLVVYGTVVPVLLGDPSQLGALTPAAAGRLGSYALVGVLVGALAAGAVADRIGRRRVVLVNLVWFSVGMGATATTHSVAAFGIGRFLTGIGIGALVATVGALVAELAPAGQRNRFNAVVYSGIPAGGVLAALVALVLDDVTGWRGLFWVGALPIVVLFPLALLKLPESPKWLAERGRPRATREPVGFAALASRRYGPATLLLGTMSFAGLLLTYGLNTWLPEIMGQNGYGKDWALTFLLVLNGGAIVGGLLASTAADRLGARSVVVTTFLMATVALLLLPLGLPLGVLVLAVAVAGIGTIGTQVLVYGLVSNYYPTSARGAGVAWCAGFGRLGGILGPVIGGALVGAGLGGGTAFRIFAAVAVAGAVVTLLVPRSRAEEEAAPVAGQDGLAVAAT
- a CDS encoding benzoate/H(+) symporter BenE family transporter: MTRPRPRDVVRDLGPTEVANGVVGAIFAMTGPVAVILTAAASAGLPPDLVSSWIFGVFVLNGVLTVLACWAYRQPLAFFWTIPGTALVGQAADHLPWSDVLGAYLLTALLLVALGAVGRVDRLMAALPIPVVMAMVAGVFLGFGTGLVSALGTTARVAAPMVLAFVAVALVPRARAVLPPVVAAVLVGAGAVVVTGTGDPVAWPESVFAAPVLQAPTFSWAAAAELVLPLAVTVVFVQNAQGMAVLAAAGHRAPMRFVTIACGLVSVPAAAVGAVSSCLTGPTNALLTASGRRERHYAAGIVCGIVAVGFGVLAPLAVALLGAAPAAFVAALAGLALLRALQSAFATAFAGPDVTAPLLTFLVTASGVTFLSLGAPFWGLVTGVVATWLADRRSPEGQPGSDRGREGSRHQPPGQR
- a CDS encoding sulfurtransferase codes for the protein MARSDVLVDGDWLEERLGAPDLVVIEVDENPALHGTSHVPGSTSLDWSTDLRQVPRRDVVDQSAFAALMSRHGVGNDDTVVLYGGDNNWFAAYAYWVLKLYGHTDVRLLDGGRKKWELEGRPLDDVVTHRAESTYTAGPADPALRAFRDDVIAAIGVREIVDVRSPAEFSGEILAPAHFPQEQPQVPGHVPTAVNVPWSQAAAEDGSFRSDDELRALYGGAGLALDGSPVTVYCRVGERSAHTWFVLHELLDLPDVRNYDGSWVEYGSLIGAPVEV
- a CDS encoding MarR family winged helix-turn-helix transcriptional regulator, with translation MPAVPDSRPQVENPLALDQQVCFALAIASRNVIALYRPLLEPLGLTHPRYLVMLALWEGEPLRVTELSKLLDLDPGTLSPLLKRLEAAGYLRRERDPRDERALAVVLTERGRALRTDAEAIPPAIVERLGMPLEELLDLHARLTAVIAATR
- a CDS encoding LysR substrate-binding domain-containing protein; this encodes MDLLRHLRYFVTVAEERHFGRAAERLHMAQPPLSQQIRRLEAEVGAELFVRTTRRVDLTAAGSAYLERARAILAAVDDAADEARRVAAGAVGRLAIGCVGSATYSLLPDLSRRLAEELPGVDFAFRGEMLVADQVEALRTGAIDLALLRPPVDDASLTLTTLREERLVVAVPVRHRLATRRWLRVADLAGTDLIVHSAGRRSAMYGVVRALFAQAGVDPHIRHEVGETSTLATLVAGGLGVAVVPEPVQALALSGVVYVPLARPVPTVELAVAHRSDRTEAHLLRTLGLVRELVSG
- a CDS encoding acetyl-CoA C-acyltransferase is translated as MSSFVYAAVRTPFGRFNGSLAGVRTDDLGAAVVSSVLARTPGLDPAAIGDVVWGNANGAGEDNRNVGRMATLLAGVPVSVPATTVNRLCGSSLDAVMIGSRTIETGDADIVLTGGVESMTRAPWVLPKPDRAFPAADVTAVSTTLGWRLVNPRMPKEWTVSLGEANEQLQERFGISRERQDEFAARSHRLAHQAWEDGFYDDLVVHVDGSDLVRDEGIRPGSTPESLGGLKPVFRKDGTITAGNASPLSDGASAVLLGSEAAADRIGTTPLARVAGRAAYALEPQAFGYAPVEAANAALARAGIAWSDVGAVELNEAFAVQSLACVDAWPIDPEIVNQRGGAIALGHPLGASGGRLVGTLAKVLRETGQRWGVAGICIGVGQGLAVVLENPEAS
- a CDS encoding 3-oxoacid CoA-transferase subunit A, yielding MARTQLMETTDEAVAGIEDGSTVLVGGFGLAGMPFDLIDALIRQGAKDLTIVSNNAGNGEVGLAALLKAGRVRKVVCSFPRQADSYVFDELYLSGELELEVVPQGNLAERMRAAGAGIGAFYSPTAVGTPLAEGKESRVIDGREYLLEYPIKGDYALISAHTADRLGNLVYRKTARNFGPVMAAAATTTIAQVSSVVPTGALDPEAVVTPSIYVDRVVAVEARHYTVQGAR
- a CDS encoding 3-oxoacid CoA-transferase subunit B; its protein translation is MTVEHLDRGPLTMDELAEVIARDIPEGSFVNLGIGQPTKIADHLPEELGVILHTENGMLGMGPAAHGDEVDADLTNAGKVPVTELPGASYFHHADSFAMMRGGHLDVCVLGAYQVAANGDLANWHTGRPDAIPAVGGAMDLAIGAKDVFVMMGLFGKDGSPKLVPDCTYPLTGVGCVSRVYTDHGIFEVGGPAVVVRETWGISVEELGRRLGVALATKEG